A stretch of DNA from Curtobacterium sp. MCBD17_035:
GCTGTTCGCCGGTCCGCGGTCCCCGCTCGACGTCGTCGACCAGATCGTCGAGTCCGACGACGAGTGGCTCGGGCGCGCGGCGGCCGGCGCGGTGTTCCGCGAGCAGTGGTCGTCGGACGAGCCCACGCCCGAGGACGAGCTCGCCGCGGTCCTGTCGCCGACCTACGAGCCGGTCCCGCACACCGCGTTCGGTGGTCCCGGTGCCCGGATCCGCCTGCTCGGCGGCGACCCGTTGGCGCTCGAGGAGGCCCTCGGTGCCTCGATCGACGTGGCGGTGCACGCGGGCCCCGTGGTCGAGGCCGGACTCGTCGAGATGCTGCCGTTCCTCCGCGAGCAGACCGTGACGATCACGGCGCACCGGTTCGGGGTGCCGGACCGGGCGTTCGTGGAGCTGAAGTTTTGAGCTGAGCGCCCTCGCCTGCGCTTCGGGTCCGTGTCTGTCATCGCACTCAGAAGGATGACGGGTGCATCTGCCAGGGTGTCGCAACAGCCTGTTGATGTACGCGGGAGGGTAGTAACCGACTATGTTGAGAACATGTTGAGGGCGCAGAAGTGAACCAGTCCTTCCCGAACGCACCTTTGATCGAGCTAGCAGCGCAAGTCCGTTGGACCGAACCAGCACTCAAGCGTCCGGACGAGGGTGATGACTTCGTCGTACTGGCTCAGACCTGGGATCCCGTTTTCGACCGTCTTGGCCAGGTGCTGGCGCGGCACGGATATTCGCGCACTGAAAGACTTCTTCCTCAGGGTTCTGAGATTGAGGAAGGGCAGCCGGTCATTCGCTATCGACGTGCCGAAGACACCGAAACCACTGTTATTTTCCAGGCGGGCGCTGGCGCCTTTTCCGTCAACGCCATTCCGCCCTACAAAACATGGTCTGATTTTCGGCCGGCAATCGAGATCGGCCTCATGTCCTTGGTTGAAGCCCTTGCGGAATCTGATCTCGATCGACTGACAACGTCCATCAGCCTCAACTACATCAACGCCTTCGACGAACGGTTCACCGGCGGCGACAGGATGAAGTTCCTCGAGTCCACCCTTGGCTTCAATGTGCAGATCCCGCCGGGGGTACAGAATGCGCTGGCTGGTGAGCCCGACAACGCTTTCTTGTCGCTGAGCGGCCGGACAGCGGACGGCGACAGGATGCAGTTCAAGACAGGCCTGGGCAATGTGCAAAATACGCCCCAGGTAATTCTCGATTGTCTTGCACTCTCTAGGGCCAGTGCAAGTTTGAACATGTCAGAAGTGATGCTGGTCTTCGACCGGCTTCACTCGGTGATTCACGACACATTCATGACGCTCGCCAAGAGCTTCATTGGAGTACTCGAGGGGGAGTAGTGGACTCGTTTTATGCGCACGGTGGAACTCAATTGTATGGTACTCCACGTAATAAAGCTGCTGAAAGCAGGACCGTACGTCCGGCCCGACGTCAAGAATTTCGCTTTGAGGCCGAAACGGCGCGTACGAACCTGCGCGCTCTAGAGCATCTGGAGGCCAATTGGGACGGCTACGGGGCCCAGGTACTCTCGAAGGCAGTGCGGTTGAACGCCTGGGCTTGCCTGGACAAAGCGCTGAATCTCTCACTCGTTCCTGACGTTCTTCCTACTCCTGAAGGAACCATTTCCTTTGAATGGGAGATCGATGAGTTCGAGGCGCACCTGCAGATTGGCCGAACGAGTTATTCGATGTATATCAGGAGTCCCGACGGTCCGAGCCAGTATTACAACGGGGAGATGAAAGAGGGCCCCGACCGCGCGCTT
This window harbors:
- a CDS encoding TIGR04255 family protein, with the protein product MNQSFPNAPLIELAAQVRWTEPALKRPDEGDDFVVLAQTWDPVFDRLGQVLARHGYSRTERLLPQGSEIEEGQPVIRYRRAEDTETTVIFQAGAGAFSVNAIPPYKTWSDFRPAIEIGLMSLVEALAESDLDRLTTSISLNYINAFDERFTGGDRMKFLESTLGFNVQIPPGVQNALAGEPDNAFLSLSGRTADGDRMQFKTGLGNVQNTPQVILDCLALSRASASLNMSEVMLVFDRLHSVIHDTFMTLAKSFIGVLEGE